One Chroococcidiopsis sp. TS-821 genomic window, CGTCGCCAGCAGCTAAGTCGAGGGGGAAGTTGTGCGCGTTGCGCTCGTGCATCACTTCCATGCCCAAGTTGGCGCGGTTGAGCACGTCCGCCCAGGTGCCAATCACCCGACCCTGCGAGTCAATCACTGACTGGTTGAAGTTGAAGCCGTTGAGGTTGAACGCCATCGTGCTGATGCCCAATGCCGTGAACCAGATGCCAATCACTGGCCACGCTGCGAGGAAGAAGTGCAAGCTGCGGCTGTTGTTGAAGCTGGCGTATTGGAAGATTAACCGTCCAAAGTAACCGTGTGCTGCTACGATGTTGTAGGTCTCTTCTTCTTGTCCGAACTTGTAGCCGTAGTTCTGGCTTTCACTTTCGGTTGTTTCGCGCACTAGCGAGCTGGTGACTAGCGACCCGTGCATCGCGCTGAATAGCGCTCCACCGAAGACTCCGGCTACTCCTAACTGGTGGAACGGGTGCATCAGGATGTTGTGCTCCGCTTGGAACACTAACATGAAGTTGAACGTCCCGCTGATGCCCAAGGGCATGCCATCGCTGAACGAACCTTGTCCGATTGGGTAGATCAAGAATACTGCTGTCGCTGCTGCTACTGGTGCAGAGTACGCTACTGCAATCCAGGGACGCAT contains:
- the psbA gene encoding photosystem II q(b) protein, translating into FCNWVTSTDNRLYVGWFGVLMIPTLLAATTCFIIAFIAAPPVDIDGIREPVAGSLLYGNNIITGAVVPSSNAIGLHFYPIWEAASLDEWLYNGGPYQLVIFHFLIGVFCYMGREWELSYRLGMRPWIAVAYSAPVAAATAVFLIYPIGQGSFSDGMPLGISGTFNFMLVFQAEHNILMHPFHQLGVAGVFGGALFSAMHGSLVTSSLVRETTESESQNYGYKFGQEEETYNIVAAHGYFGRLIFQYASFNNSRSLHFFLAAWPVIGIWFTALGISTMAFNLNGFNFNQSVIDSQGRVIGTWADVLNRANLGMEVMHERNAHNFPLDLAAGD